One part of the Bradyrhizobium sp. CB1650 genome encodes these proteins:
- a CDS encoding YgcG family protein — MTAKLLRAYSAFLSRVVLPFALFLLFAFTASADIAVPQLTGRVVDQTGTLSSSAIAALDQKLRNFEARKGSQIAVLIVPTTQPETIEQFSIRVADAWKIGRKKVDDGAILVIAKNDRHLRIEVGYGLEGALTDVTSRRIIDEIITPKFRTGDFAGGISDGVDRIIRVIDGEPLPAPARSTGFSSDLSDFGPVIPFALFASLFVGGILRAMLGRLLGSVATGGVLAALAWFMVGSVGLALAVGAIAFILAFIADLFPMATGPGTGSSRGGSWSSGSGGGWSSGSSSSDSGSFSGGGGSFGGGGASGSW, encoded by the coding sequence ATGACAGCGAAATTGTTGCGTGCCTATTCTGCCTTCTTATCGCGCGTTGTTCTTCCGTTTGCGCTATTCCTCCTCTTCGCCTTCACCGCCTCAGCCGACATCGCCGTGCCGCAGCTTACAGGCCGGGTGGTCGACCAGACCGGCACCCTGTCGAGCAGCGCCATCGCCGCGCTCGACCAGAAGCTGCGCAATTTCGAGGCGAGGAAAGGTAGCCAGATCGCCGTCCTGATCGTGCCGACGACGCAACCCGAGACCATCGAGCAGTTCTCGATCCGCGTTGCGGACGCCTGGAAGATCGGGCGGAAAAAGGTCGATGACGGCGCGATCCTGGTCATCGCCAAGAACGACCGCCACTTGCGCATCGAGGTCGGGTACGGCCTCGAAGGCGCGCTCACCGACGTCACCTCGCGGCGGATCATCGACGAGATCATCACGCCCAAGTTCAGGACGGGCGACTTCGCCGGCGGCATCTCTGATGGTGTCGACCGTATCATCCGCGTGATCGACGGCGAGCCGTTGCCGGCGCCTGCGCGCAGCACGGGCTTCAGCAGCGACCTCAGCGATTTCGGCCCGGTCATTCCCTTCGCCCTGTTCGCCTCGCTGTTCGTCGGCGGCATCCTGCGCGCGATGCTCGGGCGGTTGCTCGGCTCGGTCGCGACCGGCGGCGTGCTCGCAGCGCTGGCCTGGTTCATGGTCGGCTCCGTCGGCCTTGCGCTGGCGGTCGGCGCCATCGCCTTCATCCTGGCCTTCATCGCCGATCTTTTTCCGATGGCGACGGGGCCGGGGACGGGCTCCTCGCGCGGCGGCTCCTGGTCGAGCGGCTCGGGCGGCGGCTGGAGCAGCGGCTCGTCGTCCAGCGACAGCGGCAGCTTCAGTGGCGGGGGCGGCAGTTTCGGTGGCGGCGGCGCGTCGGGGAGCTGGTAG
- a CDS encoding glutathione S-transferase, protein MPRYRLHYFPESGNSYKLALMLTLCGESFEPVWTDFGGGVTRTPEWRKTVNEMGEIPVLEVDGVKMTQTAPILLKLAEQYGRFGGETAEEKFELLRWLFWDNHKLTGYMATYRFMRTFIPNGDPQVLRHFRFRLDDFLGILEGHLARNAFAIGTKPTVADVSMMAYLHYPSDEHGYDFAKSHPAIHAWLGRLAALPGWKSAYDLLPGKRLTHYAK, encoded by the coding sequence ATGCCCCGCTATCGCCTGCACTACTTCCCCGAATCCGGCAACAGCTACAAGCTGGCGCTGATGCTGACGCTGTGCGGCGAGTCCTTCGAGCCGGTCTGGACCGATTTCGGCGGCGGCGTCACGCGTACGCCGGAATGGCGCAAGACCGTGAACGAGATGGGCGAAATTCCCGTGCTCGAGGTCGACGGTGTGAAGATGACGCAGACCGCGCCGATCCTGCTCAAGCTCGCCGAGCAGTACGGCCGCTTCGGCGGCGAAACAGCGGAGGAGAAATTCGAGCTGTTGCGCTGGCTGTTCTGGGACAACCACAAGCTCACCGGCTACATGGCGACCTATCGCTTCATGCGGACGTTTATCCCGAACGGGGACCCGCAAGTGCTGAGGCATTTTCGCTTCCGGCTCGACGATTTTCTGGGCATTTTGGAGGGGCACCTCGCCCGCAACGCCTTCGCGATCGGGACGAAGCCGACGGTCGCCGATGTCTCGATGATGGCCTATCTGCACTATCCGAGCGACGAGCACGGCTATGATTTCGCCAAGAGCCATCCGGCCATCCACGCCTGGCTCGGTCGCCTCGCCGCGCTGCCCGGCTGGAAGTCGGCCTATGATCTCCTGCCCGGCAAGCGGTTGACGCACTACGCGAAGTGA
- a CDS encoding LemA family protein: MRKFLTVLAALASLSLTNCGYNAIQSQDEQIKANWSEVVNQYQRRADLVPNLVNSVKGFAQQEKDVLLGVTNARAKVGSIQATPEVLNDPAAFQKFQAAQGELSSALSRLLVVTENYPQLKSDALFKDLMSQLEGTENRITVARNRYIKAVQDYNVTIRSFPTNLTAMAFGYKDKPNFTVENEKEISTAPKVDFNPAPAPSK, translated from the coding sequence ATGCGCAAGTTCCTGACCGTGCTGGCAGCGCTGGCTTCGCTCAGCCTGACCAACTGTGGCTACAACGCGATCCAGAGCCAGGATGAGCAGATCAAGGCCAACTGGTCGGAGGTCGTGAACCAATATCAGCGACGCGCCGATCTCGTGCCCAACCTCGTCAACTCGGTGAAGGGCTTTGCCCAGCAGGAGAAGGACGTCCTGCTCGGGGTTACCAACGCGCGTGCCAAGGTCGGCAGTATCCAGGCAACGCCGGAGGTGCTGAATGATCCCGCAGCGTTCCAGAAATTCCAGGCCGCTCAAGGCGAGCTCTCCAGCGCGCTGTCGCGCCTGCTGGTGGTCACGGAGAATTACCCGCAGCTCAAGTCGGATGCCTTGTTCAAGGACTTGATGTCGCAGCTCGAAGGCACCGAGAACCGCATCACGGTGGCGCGCAACCGCTACATCAAGGCGGTGCAGGACTATAACGTCACCATCCGCTCGTTCCCGACCAATCTCACAGCGATGGCGTTCGGCTACAAGGACAAGCCAAATTTCACGGTCGAGAACGAGAAGGAGATCTCGACCGCGCCGAAGGTTGATTTCAACCCGGCGCCCGCGCCGTCAAAATAA
- a CDS encoding cyclic nucleotide-binding domain-containing protein, with the protein MTIEKCINEFGVGDVIFEEGSTGRELFVVLDGQVEIAKVAGITKTTIVTLGKGEFFGEMAVIDGSARSATAIAAAPHTRVMKINHARFVYLVSQQPAFALMVMDALSKRLRASNAVTYRTAQS; encoded by the coding sequence ATGACGATCGAGAAGTGCATCAACGAGTTTGGTGTCGGTGACGTCATCTTCGAGGAGGGCTCGACCGGCCGCGAGCTGTTCGTCGTCCTCGACGGCCAGGTCGAGATCGCCAAGGTCGCCGGCATCACCAAGACCACCATCGTCACCCTCGGCAAGGGTGAGTTCTTCGGCGAGATGGCCGTGATCGACGGCTCGGCGCGCTCGGCGACCGCGATCGCGGCGGCGCCGCACACGCGGGTGATGAAGATCAACCATGCCCGCTTCGTCTATCTCGTCAGCCAGCAGCCGGCCTTCGCGCTGATGGTGATGGATGCGCTCTCCAAGCGCCTGCGGGCCTCCAACGCCGTCACCTATCGGACAGCACAGTCATGA
- a CDS encoding CoA transferase, whose protein sequence is MEKGIFAGLKVLDCASFIAAPAAATVLSDFGADVIKIEPPGAGDPYRNLPNLPGYPTGEHNFAWLLEARNKKSIALDLAKPEAQAVLYKLVEEADVFITNMPPPVRIKLGITYDHLAHLNDRLIYASFTGYGEKGEEANKPGFDSNAYWARSGLMDLVRADTNTTPARSIAGMGDHPCAMAFYGAIVTALYQREKTGKGSHVASNLMANGVWAASVLAQAKLCGAKFGERRPRERALNAVTNHYQCKDGRWIILSLLNEDRQWPTLARCMGREDLIDDPRFATRPDRHARSVELIKIFDEVFATKDLAEWRKILDGNGLVFGVVGILDDIPNDKQMLDNEVLVPFENDTMLTINSPIWIDGAKKVQPRKPPAVGEHSDEILREAGYDEAAIKQLRSSGAVG, encoded by the coding sequence ATGGAAAAGGGCATTTTTGCGGGCCTGAAGGTTCTGGACTGCGCGAGCTTCATCGCGGCGCCCGCTGCAGCGACCGTGCTGTCGGATTTCGGCGCCGACGTCATCAAGATCGAGCCGCCCGGCGCCGGCGACCCCTACCGCAATCTGCCGAACCTCCCGGGCTATCCGACCGGCGAGCACAATTTCGCCTGGCTGCTCGAGGCCCGCAACAAGAAGAGCATCGCGCTCGACCTCGCCAAGCCGGAGGCGCAGGCCGTGCTCTACAAGCTCGTGGAAGAGGCCGACGTCTTCATCACCAACATGCCGCCGCCGGTGCGCATCAAGCTCGGCATCACCTACGATCACCTCGCCCATCTCAACGACCGACTGATCTACGCCTCCTTCACCGGCTATGGCGAGAAGGGTGAGGAGGCCAACAAGCCCGGCTTCGACAGCAATGCCTATTGGGCACGCTCCGGCCTGATGGATCTCGTCCGCGCCGACACCAACACGACACCGGCCCGCTCGATCGCGGGCATGGGCGATCACCCCTGCGCCATGGCATTCTACGGCGCCATCGTCACCGCGCTGTATCAGCGCGAGAAGACCGGCAAGGGCTCGCATGTCGCCTCCAATTTGATGGCGAACGGGGTCTGGGCGGCGAGCGTGCTGGCGCAGGCAAAGCTCTGCGGCGCCAAGTTCGGCGAGCGACGGCCGCGCGAACGCGCGCTCAACGCGGTAACCAACCACTATCAGTGCAAGGATGGCCGCTGGATTATCCTGTCGCTTCTGAACGAAGACCGGCAGTGGCCGACACTGGCGCGCTGCATGGGACGCGAGGACCTCATCGACGACCCGCGCTTTGCCACCAGGCCCGACCGCCACGCCCGCTCGGTCGAGCTGATCAAGATTTTTGACGAGGTGTTCGCGACCAAGGATCTTGCGGAATGGCGGAAGATCCTTGACGGCAATGGGCTGGTGTTCGGCGTCGTCGGCATCCTGGACGACATCCCGAACGACAAGCAGATGCTCGACAACGAGGTGCTGGTGCCGTTCGAGAACGACACCATGCTCACTATCAACAGCCCGATCTGGATCGACGGCGCCAAGAAGGTGCAACCGCGCAAGCCCCCCGCCGTCGGCGAGCACAGTGACGAGATTTTGCGCGAAGCGGGATATGACGAGGCGGCGATCAAGCAGCTAAGGTCGTCGGGCGCGGTGGGGTAA
- a CDS encoding MBL fold metallo-hydrolase has product MSDRKPMAFPILMKNDTCSLIQAADDVYQIRFANRAANAYLVRGSTRTILIDVGLSTNYAAMVECLNFAECPPEKIDMVVLSHEHLDHIGAAWHFNERRTFIAAHRLAANKIMLRDDFSMLRKMFNEPNVPINIDIWLEEGNLIDLGNFRLAVMHTPGHTSACITLFDQDKGLLFAADTLMPGGVMGGVFGSGSIADYIQSLERLKGLDSKILLSGHGRLSDTPQEDVRIAIARSHGLLEDTAQLFDALDARSNFEPIMQSVRDLNKLDD; this is encoded by the coding sequence ATGAGCGATCGCAAGCCGATGGCCTTCCCGATCCTGATGAAGAACGACACCTGCTCGCTGATCCAGGCGGCGGACGACGTCTACCAGATCCGCTTCGCCAACCGCGCCGCTAACGCCTATCTCGTGCGTGGCTCGACGCGCACCATCCTGATCGACGTCGGGCTCTCCACCAACTATGCGGCGATGGTGGAATGCCTGAACTTCGCCGAATGTCCACCGGAGAAGATCGACATGGTGGTGTTGAGTCACGAGCATCTCGACCATATCGGCGCTGCCTGGCACTTCAACGAGCGCCGCACCTTCATCGCCGCCCACCGCCTCGCCGCCAACAAGATCATGCTGCGCGACGATTTCTCGATGCTGCGGAAGATGTTCAACGAGCCGAACGTGCCGATCAACATCGACATCTGGCTCGAGGAAGGTAATCTGATCGACCTCGGCAATTTCCGCCTCGCCGTGATGCATACGCCGGGCCATACCTCGGCCTGCATCACGCTGTTCGACCAGGACAAGGGCCTCCTGTTCGCCGCCGACACCCTGATGCCCGGCGGCGTCATGGGCGGCGTGTTCGGCTCCGGCAGCATCGCCGACTACATCCAGTCGCTGGAACGCCTCAAGGGTCTGGACTCGAAAATCCTGCTCTCGGGCCACGGCAGGCTGTCGGATACGCCGCAGGAGGACGTCCGCATCGCGATTGCGCGTTCGCACGGCTTGCTGGAGGACACCGCGCAACTGTTCGACGCGCTGGACGCGCGCTCGAATTTCGAACCCATCATGCAGTCGGTCAGGGATTTGAACAAGCTGGATGATTGA
- a CDS encoding TPM domain-containing protein, whose translation MSIRRISRHLLQYHWRAKQVFTPDVLARIEQAIKRCEASHAGQVRFVVEGALDGAALFRNQPARERALDVFSHLRIWDTAHNNGVLIYLLLADRDVEIVADRGINAKVGAERWENICRAMEAEFRSGQFERGAIGGIEAVSRELAKHFPPRGSHPNELPNKPLVM comes from the coding sequence ATGAGCATCAGGCGCATATCCCGGCATCTGCTTCAGTACCATTGGCGTGCGAAGCAGGTATTTACACCGGACGTGCTCGCGCGCATCGAACAAGCGATCAAGCGCTGCGAGGCCAGTCACGCCGGCCAAGTCCGTTTCGTCGTTGAAGGCGCACTCGACGGCGCGGCGCTGTTCCGCAACCAGCCGGCGCGCGAGCGCGCGCTCGACGTCTTCTCGCATTTGCGGATCTGGGACACCGCGCACAACAACGGCGTCCTGATCTACCTCCTGCTCGCCGACCGCGACGTCGAGATCGTCGCCGACCGCGGCATCAACGCGAAGGTCGGCGCTGAGCGCTGGGAGAACATCTGTCGCGCGATGGAGGCCGAGTTCAGATCCGGGCAGTTCGAGCGCGGCGCGATTGGCGGCATCGAAGCGGTGTCGCGGGAGTTGGCCAAGCATTTCCCGCCGCGCGGGTCACATCCGAACGAGCTGCCGAACAAGCCGCTGGTGATGTGA